The proteins below come from a single Oscillospiraceae bacterium genomic window:
- the wecB gene encoding UDP-N-acetylglucosamine 2-epimerase (non-hydrolyzing), with translation MPPLKVMTVFGTRPEAVKMAPLVLALRRTPGVETCCAVTAQHREMLDGVLALFSLTPDYDLNIMEESQSLSTITTKALTGMDALLAEVCPDLVLVHGDTSTTLAGALSAFYHKVKIGHVEAGLRTGDKYAPYPEEANRRLVGVLADLHFCPTAQNRENLRREGVTEGVFVTGNTVIDALRLTVRDDYGFRTPALAALPSDARVLLVTAHRRENYGEGFVNIFWALRDLVTCYQDIHIVLPVHLNPAVRETANRILDHVPRIHLIDPLPVDELHNLMARCYFVLTDSGGLQEEAPALGCPVLVMRRETERPEAVEAGTVRMAGADRRDIVAMAATLLDNAAEYTKMAKAVNPYGDGEACRRIVEAVLYHYGLRAAPPDVFDAGGTSKGGVSS, from the coding sequence ATGCCACCCTTGAAGGTGATGACTGTCTTCGGGACCCGTCCCGAGGCGGTGAAGATGGCGCCGCTGGTGCTGGCGCTGCGCCGGACCCCCGGCGTGGAGACATGCTGCGCCGTGACCGCGCAACACAGGGAGATGCTGGACGGCGTGTTGGCGCTGTTTTCGCTTACCCCGGACTATGATCTGAACATCATGGAGGAGAGCCAGAGCCTCTCCACCATCACGACCAAAGCGCTTACCGGCATGGACGCGCTGTTGGCCGAAGTGTGTCCCGACCTCGTCTTGGTACACGGCGACACCTCAACCACCTTGGCCGGCGCGCTGTCGGCCTTTTACCACAAAGTGAAGATCGGGCACGTTGAGGCGGGTCTGCGCACGGGCGACAAGTATGCCCCCTACCCAGAGGAAGCCAATCGCCGCCTAGTCGGCGTGCTGGCCGATCTGCATTTCTGCCCCACGGCGCAAAACCGGGAGAATCTCCGCCGGGAGGGCGTCACGGAGGGTGTCTTTGTCACGGGCAACACGGTCATAGACGCCCTGCGGCTGACGGTGCGGGACGACTACGGCTTCCGGACACCGGCGTTGGCCGCCCTGCCGTCGGACGCGCGCGTGCTTCTGGTCACCGCCCACCGGCGGGAGAACTACGGCGAAGGGTTTGTCAACATTTTCTGGGCGCTGCGCGATCTGGTCACCTGTTACCAGGACATTCACATCGTGTTGCCAGTGCATTTGAATCCGGCGGTCCGAGAGACGGCGAACCGGATCCTCGACCATGTACCGCGCATCCATCTGATCGATCCGCTGCCGGTGGATGAACTGCACAACCTTATGGCGCGCTGCTACTTCGTCCTCACCGATTCGGGGGGGCTCCAGGAGGAAGCGCCCGCGCTGGGCTGCCCCGTGCTGGTGATGCGCCGTGAGACGGAACGTCCCGAGGCGGTGGAGGCGGGGACCGTACGCATGGCGGGCGCGGACCGGCGCGACATCGTGGCCATGGCGGCGACACTGCTGGACAATGCGGCGGAGTACACGAAAATGGCAAAAGCCGTGAACCCCTACGGCGACGGTGAGGCTTGCCGGCGGATTGTCGAGGCCGTCTTGTATCACTATGGCCTGCGCGCCGCGCCGCCGGATGTGTTTGATGCGGGAGGAACGTCGAAGGGAGGAGTATCGAGTTGA
- a CDS encoding undecaprenyl/decaprenyl-phosphate alpha-N-acetylglucosaminyl 1-phosphate transferase translates to MELSVPLLALLTFAMGGVVSFAASPAVRRFAHIIGAIDVPRDGRRIHKTPVPRLGGLAIFAGTLAAILVFYEVSRPVRGILLGSVIVVVLGVIDDVVRLKAWIKLIVQIVAALVPVFHGVVVEFLSNPIFFSDASYIDLGALSWPLTVLWIVAITNSVNLIDGLDGLAVGVSAISSLTLLVIALLLAQPEVAVIMAALAGACVGFMPYNINPAKMFMGDTGATFLGYVLACVSILGLFKFYTIISFAVPFLILGLPIFDTVMAVVRRLSSGQSPIAPDRSHVHHRLIDMGFSQKQSVAILYTLSAILGLAAVLLTTSGELKAMYFLLAVIVAVLVGARLFRMNRKGVPPAAPSEDDRAAGGGASSAASPPPPPNSKT, encoded by the coding sequence TGGGCGGCGTGGTTTCGTTTGCCGCCTCCCCGGCCGTGCGCCGGTTTGCCCACATCATCGGAGCCATCGACGTGCCGAGGGACGGGCGGCGGATCCACAAGACGCCGGTTCCCCGGTTGGGAGGGCTCGCCATTTTTGCGGGTACACTGGCGGCGATCTTGGTATTTTATGAGGTCTCCCGGCCCGTGCGCGGGATTTTGCTTGGCTCTGTCATTGTCGTTGTGCTCGGCGTCATCGACGACGTCGTGCGTCTCAAGGCCTGGATCAAACTGATTGTGCAGATTGTGGCTGCGCTGGTCCCGGTGTTTCACGGCGTAGTCGTTGAGTTTCTCTCAAACCCGATCTTTTTCAGCGACGCCTCCTACATCGATCTGGGCGCGCTGTCCTGGCCGCTCACCGTGTTGTGGATCGTTGCCATCACAAACTCCGTGAATCTCATCGATGGGCTGGACGGTCTGGCGGTCGGTGTGTCGGCTATCTCGTCTCTTACGCTGCTCGTGATAGCCCTGCTGCTGGCCCAGCCCGAGGTGGCCGTCATCATGGCGGCGCTTGCCGGCGCCTGCGTCGGATTTATGCCGTACAACATAAACCCCGCCAAGATGTTCATGGGCGACACCGGCGCCACTTTCCTCGGTTATGTGCTGGCCTGTGTCTCCATCCTGGGCCTGTTCAAATTTTATACGATCATCTCGTTCGCCGTGCCGTTTTTGATTTTGGGGCTGCCCATCTTCGACACGGTAATGGCCGTTGTGCGCCGGCTGTCCAGCGGACAGAGCCCCATCGCGCCGGACAGGAGTCATGTCCATCACCGGCTGATCGACATGGGATTTTCGCAGAAACAGTCGGTGGCTATTTTGTATACGCTGTCTGCCATTTTGGGCCTCGCGGCCGTGCTGCTCACCACGTCGGGCGAGCTCAAGGCCATGTATTTCCTGCTGGCGGTCATCGTCGCCGTCCTCGTGGGCGCCCGGCTGTTCCGTATGAACCGAAAGGGCGTTCCCCCGGCCGCACCGTCGGAAGACGATCGGGCGGCGGGCGGCGGCGCCTCCTCTGCCGCGTCCCCTCCGCCTCCCCCGAATTCGAAGACTTGA